Proteins encoded by one window of Martelella endophytica:
- the nifD gene encoding nitrogenase molybdenum-iron protein alpha chain: MSTMTKEETEALIQEVLEIYPEKARKDRAKHLMVNDQSLEKSNKCITSNRKSQPGMMTIRGCSYAGSKGVVWGPVKDMVHVSHGPVGCGQYSRAGRRNYYVGSTGVDTFGTMNFTSDFQEKDIVFGGDKKLEKILDEIDMLFPLAKGISVQSECPIGLIGDDIEAVSKKKSEELSKPIVPVRCEGFRGVSQSLGHHIANDAIRDWVIDPAADKPFESTPYDVAILGDYNIGGDAWSSRILLEEMGLRVIAQWSGDGTLAEMENTPKAKLNLLHCYRSMNYISRHMEEKFGVPWMEYNFFGPTKIAESLRAIAQHFDDRIKDGAERVIAKYEAEWTAVVEKYRPRLQGKRVMLYVGGLRPRHIIGAYEDLGMEVVGTGYEFGHNDDYDRTIPEMNNATLIYDDITGYEFEEFVKRVKPDLIGSGVKEKYIFQKMGIPFRQMHSWDYSGPYHGYDGFAIFARDMDMTLNNPCWDNMTPPWKRGSEPVAMAAE, encoded by the coding sequence ATGTCGACAATGACCAAAGAGGAAACCGAGGCCCTCATCCAGGAAGTTCTCGAGATCTATCCCGAAAAGGCCAGGAAGGATCGCGCCAAGCACCTGATGGTCAATGACCAGTCGCTGGAAAAGTCCAACAAGTGCATCACCTCAAACCGCAAGTCGCAGCCGGGCATGATGACCATTCGCGGCTGCTCCTATGCCGGGTCCAAGGGCGTGGTCTGGGGCCCCGTCAAGGATATGGTGCATGTCTCCCACGGGCCGGTCGGCTGCGGTCAGTATTCCCGCGCCGGGCGCCGCAACTATTATGTCGGCTCCACCGGTGTCGATACGTTCGGCACGATGAACTTCACCTCGGATTTCCAGGAAAAGGACATCGTTTTCGGCGGCGACAAGAAGCTTGAGAAGATCCTGGACGAGATCGATATGCTGTTTCCGCTGGCGAAGGGCATTTCGGTTCAGTCCGAATGTCCGATCGGGCTCATCGGTGACGATATCGAGGCGGTTTCGAAGAAGAAGTCGGAAGAGCTCAGCAAGCCGATTGTGCCGGTGCGTTGCGAAGGTTTTCGCGGCGTGTCGCAATCGCTCGGCCACCACATCGCCAATGATGCGATCCGTGACTGGGTGATCGATCCGGCAGCCGATAAGCCCTTCGAATCCACGCCGTATGATGTTGCCATTCTCGGCGACTACAATATCGGCGGCGACGCCTGGTCCTCGCGCATCCTGCTGGAGGAGATGGGTCTCAGGGTCATCGCACAATGGTCCGGCGACGGCACGCTGGCCGAGATGGAAAATACGCCGAAGGCCAAGCTCAACCTTCTGCATTGCTACCGCTCGATGAACTACATCTCCCGTCACATGGAAGAGAAGTTTGGCGTGCCGTGGATGGAATACAACTTCTTCGGCCCGACCAAGATCGCCGAGAGCCTGCGGGCGATTGCCCAACACTTCGACGACCGGATCAAGGACGGCGCCGAGCGGGTCATTGCCAAGTATGAGGCCGAGTGGACGGCCGTGGTCGAAAAGTACCGTCCGCGCCTCCAGGGCAAGCGCGTCATGCTCTATGTCGGCGGCCTTCGTCCACGCCACATCATCGGCGCCTATGAAGATCTCGGCATGGAAGTCGTGGGCACGGGCTACGAGTTCGGCCACAATGACGATTACGATCGCACCATTCCCGAAATGAACAATGCAACGCTGATCTATGACGACATCACCGGCTACGAATTCGAGGAATTCGTGAAGCGGGTGAAGCCCGATCTGATCGGCTCCGGCGTCAAGGAAAAGTACATCTTCCAGAAGATGGGCATCCCGTTCCGGCAGATGCATTCCTGGGACTATTCCGGCCCGTACCACGGCTATGACGGCTTCGCCATCTTCGCCCGCGATATGGACATGACCCTGAACAATCCGTGTTGGGACAACATGACGCCGCCGTGGAAGCGGGGCTCTGAGCCGGTCGCGATGGCGGCTGAATAA
- the nifK gene encoding nitrogenase molybdenum-iron protein subunit beta — translation MSQTIDDIKQSYPLFRSDDYKKSLGDKRALFENTVDQQKIDEIFEWTTSAEYKDLNFSREALTINPAKACQPLGSVLCSLGFEKTLPYVHGSQGCVAYFRTYFNRHFKEPIACVSDSMTEDAAVFGGQKNMFDGLANAKALYKPDMIMVSTTCMAEVIGDDLNAFIGNAKKEGHIEEDFPIPFAHTPSFVGSHTTGWDNMFEGVIRYFTLNAMEDKTVGSNGKINIVPGFETYLGNYRLLHRYMQEMGVDYTLLCDPSEVLDTPADGTYRMYSGGTTQDEVKDAPNAIDTLLLQPWQLVKTRKYTTATWNHETPAINIPMGLKSTDDFLMKVAELTGKEIPASLEKERGRLVDMMTDSHAWLHGKKYAIWGDADFVMGMVAFLLELGAEPRHIVCSHANKRWKKAVEAMLAESPYGAGCEVHVGCDLWHLRSLIFTDRPDFMIGNSYGKFIERDTRRKGEDFQVPLIRIGFPIFDRHHLHRATTLGYEGAMTILTTLVNAVLEKLDADTMEMGVTDFNYDLVR, via the coding sequence ATGAGCCAGACTATAGACGATATCAAACAGAGCTATCCGCTCTTCAGAAGCGACGACTACAAGAAATCGCTTGGCGATAAGCGCGCTCTTTTCGAGAACACGGTCGACCAGCAGAAAATCGACGAGATCTTCGAGTGGACGACCAGCGCCGAATACAAGGACCTCAACTTCTCCCGCGAGGCGCTGACGATCAATCCGGCCAAGGCCTGTCAGCCGCTCGGCTCGGTGCTGTGCTCGCTGGGCTTTGAAAAGACGCTGCCCTATGTGCACGGCAGCCAGGGCTGCGTTGCCTATTTCCGCACCTATTTCAACCGCCACTTCAAGGAGCCGATTGCGTGCGTTTCCGACAGCATGACGGAAGACGCGGCCGTTTTCGGCGGCCAGAAGAACATGTTCGACGGGTTGGCGAACGCCAAGGCGCTCTACAAGCCTGACATGATCATGGTTTCGACCACCTGTATGGCCGAAGTGATCGGCGACGACCTCAACGCCTTCATCGGCAACGCGAAGAAGGAAGGGCATATCGAGGAGGATTTCCCGATCCCGTTTGCCCACACGCCAAGCTTCGTCGGCTCCCACACCACCGGCTGGGACAACATGTTCGAAGGCGTGATCCGTTACTTCACGCTGAACGCGATGGAGGACAAGACGGTCGGTTCCAACGGCAAGATCAATATCGTGCCGGGTTTCGAGACCTATCTCGGCAATTACCGCCTTCTGCACCGCTACATGCAGGAAATGGGCGTGGACTACACGCTTCTCTGCGATCCCTCGGAGGTGCTGGATACGCCCGCTGACGGCACCTACCGGATGTATTCCGGCGGCACCACGCAGGATGAGGTGAAGGACGCGCCGAATGCTATCGACACCTTGCTTCTGCAGCCCTGGCAGTTGGTCAAGACGCGCAAATACACGACCGCGACCTGGAACCACGAAACCCCGGCGATCAACATTCCGATGGGGCTCAAGAGCACCGACGATTTCCTGATGAAGGTTGCCGAGCTGACCGGAAAGGAAATCCCGGCCTCGCTGGAAAAGGAACGTGGCCGCCTTGTCGACATGATGACCGACAGCCATGCCTGGCTGCATGGCAAGAAATACGCCATCTGGGGCGATGCCGACTTCGTCATGGGCATGGTGGCATTCCTGCTGGAGCTCGGCGCGGAGCCACGCCACATTGTCTGCAGCCACGCCAACAAGCGCTGGAAGAAGGCCGTCGAGGCCATGCTGGCGGAAAGCCCCTATGGCGCCGGTTGCGAGGTTCATGTTGGCTGCGACTTGTGGCACCTGCGCTCGCTGATCTTCACCGACCGACCGGACTTCATGATCGGCAATTCCTACGGCAAGTTCATCGAACGCGACACCCGCCGCAAGGGCGAGGATTTCCAGGTGCCGCTGATCCGCATCGGCTTCCCGATCTTCGACCGCCATCACCTGCATCGCGCAACGACGCTCGGCTATGAGGGCGCGATGACGATCCTGACCACGCTGGTGAACGCGGTCCTCGAAAAGCTTGATGCCGACACGATGGAAATGGGCGTGACCGACTTCAACTACGATCTCGTCCGGTGA
- the nifT gene encoding putative nitrogen fixation protein NifT, which translates to MPNVMLRFSDRGELLFYVAKKDLEETVVSVETDTENAWGGTVELSDGSKYFIEPISPPPAFPTTLRFNRA; encoded by the coding sequence ATGCCGAACGTCATGCTGCGCTTCAGCGACCGGGGAGAACTTCTCTTCTACGTCGCCAAGAAGGATCTCGAGGAAACCGTGGTTTCCGTCGAGACCGATACCGAGAACGCCTGGGGCGGAACCGTCGAGCTTTCCGATGGATCCAAATATTTCATCGAGCCCATCAGTCCGCCGCCAGCATTCCCGACAACCCTGCGGTTCAACCGCGCCTGA
- a CDS encoding 4Fe-4S binding protein: MAMKILADMCTACGDCEPNCPTDAISPKKGVYAIDPDVCTECEGVSDTPKCMQACMDDCIEPA, encoded by the coding sequence ATGGCCATGAAAATTCTCGCCGACATGTGCACCGCCTGCGGCGATTGCGAGCCCAACTGTCCGACCGACGCGATCAGCCCGAAAAAGGGTGTCTACGCCATCGATCCCGACGTCTGCACCGAATGCGAAGGCGTGTCCGACACGCCGAAATGCATGCAGGCCTGCATGGACGACTGCATCGAGCCGGCCTGA
- a CDS encoding NifB/NifX family molybdenum-iron cluster-binding protein, with amino-acid sequence MNTTLDRNLALKVGLAARQLPDIGIATLLSVLDKAVSLPLTEEKLQGLTMKAFRSAGGQEFLAIPGDRQKAAFACLKEPVASGADDPIIETYHDGDMRASLRIACGSNGAERLDGHFGSCSRFLIYQVSATECRLIDVRRTDGERDAEDKNVWRAGLISDCQVLHVLAIGGPAAAKVVRANILPLKHAAPIAARDVMAGMQKVIAGTPPPWLARAMGREAETLKGFLEEVAT; translated from the coding sequence ATGAATACCACGCTCGATCGCAATCTTGCGCTGAAGGTTGGCCTTGCCGCGCGTCAGTTGCCGGACATCGGCATCGCCACGCTTCTATCCGTGCTGGACAAGGCCGTGTCGTTGCCGCTGACGGAGGAAAAGCTGCAGGGCCTGACCATGAAGGCTTTCCGATCCGCCGGCGGCCAGGAATTTCTGGCGATCCCCGGTGACCGGCAGAAGGCGGCTTTCGCCTGTTTGAAGGAACCCGTTGCTTCCGGTGCTGACGATCCCATCATCGAAACCTATCACGATGGCGATATGCGGGCTTCGCTGAGGATCGCCTGCGGCTCGAATGGCGCAGAGCGGCTCGACGGCCATTTCGGCTCCTGCAGCCGGTTTCTGATTTACCAGGTCTCCGCGACTGAGTGCCGGTTGATCGACGTTCGCCGTACCGATGGCGAGCGTGACGCGGAGGACAAAAATGTCTGGCGCGCGGGCCTGATTTCGGACTGTCAGGTGTTGCATGTTCTGGCGATCGGCGGTCCGGCCGCCGCCAAGGTGGTGCGGGCGAACATACTGCCGCTGAAGCATGCCGCACCCATCGCCGCCCGCGATGTCATGGCCGGCATGCAGAAGGTGATTGCCGGAACGCCGCCGCCGTGGCTGGCGCGCGCCATGGGGCGCGAGGCCGAAACGCTGAAAGGTTTTCTGGAGGAGGTCGCAACATGA
- a CDS encoding DUF6129 family protein: protein MIVKDDITEITRYTEQAGASEKTVERLRSAFPEYHFTWCLDDDVTAAKPVHESRDFNLYLVSGNGGCIGFTGEPEMATGLVIAVLDDDWSPLLAQQS from the coding sequence ATGATCGTGAAGGACGATATCACGGAAATTACCCGCTATACAGAGCAGGCCGGAGCCAGCGAAAAGACGGTTGAGAGGCTGCGTTCGGCCTTCCCCGAGTATCATTTTACCTGGTGCCTTGATGACGATGTCACTGCTGCTAAGCCGGTGCATGAAAGCCGGGATTTCAATCTCTATCTGGTGAGCGGCAACGGCGGATGCATCGGCTTTACCGGTGAGCCGGAAATGGCCACCGGTCTCGTCATCGCGGTTCTGGACGATGACTGGTCGCCGTTGCTTGCACAGCAATCTTGA
- the nifE gene encoding nitrogenase iron-molybdenum cofactor biosynthesis protein NifE, with protein MKRSEIAELLNEPACEHNAKSKSGCSRPKPGAASGGCCFDGAQITLLPIADVVHLVHGSIACAGSSWDNRGSRSSGSTLYKRGFTTDLTEQDVIMGRSEKRLFLAIKQAVDEHAPAAVFVYNTCVPALIGDDLEALCKAAATRWGVPVVPVDAAGFYGSKNLGNRLAGEAMVKYVIGTREPEPVPDHLQRAGITVHDIALIGEYNIAGELWHVMPLLDELGLRVLGSLSGDARFADVQTMHRSEVNMMVCAKALLNVARKLKASYGTLWFEGSFYGIRDMGQALRDIASHIGDPGLTARTEALIAREETRVHAGLVPYRRRLKGKRALLYTGGVKAWSIVSALQDLGMDVVATSTRKSTEDDKAKIRALMGENTRMLEESQGARALIDMVNETGTDVLIAGGRNMYTALKARIPFVHINQEREHAYAGYQGMITFAEQIAQTIDCPIWRAVRAPAPWDIEQPAIAAE; from the coding sequence TTGAAACGAAGTGAGATTGCGGAGCTGCTCAATGAGCCCGCCTGCGAGCACAACGCGAAGTCCAAATCCGGCTGTTCGCGTCCCAAACCGGGAGCGGCCTCGGGGGGATGCTGTTTTGACGGGGCGCAGATCACGCTTTTGCCGATTGCCGATGTCGTGCATCTCGTTCACGGCTCGATCGCCTGTGCGGGAAGCTCCTGGGATAATCGCGGCAGTCGCTCGTCCGGATCGACGCTGTACAAGCGCGGCTTCACAACCGACCTGACCGAGCAGGACGTGATCATGGGCCGCAGCGAGAAGCGGCTGTTTCTTGCCATCAAGCAAGCCGTCGATGAACATGCGCCGGCGGCCGTCTTTGTCTACAATACCTGCGTTCCGGCACTCATCGGCGACGATCTCGAAGCCCTCTGCAAGGCGGCGGCAACGCGCTGGGGCGTGCCGGTGGTCCCTGTCGATGCGGCGGGCTTTTATGGCAGCAAGAACCTCGGCAATCGCCTGGCCGGGGAGGCGATGGTCAAATATGTCATCGGCACACGCGAGCCGGAGCCCGTGCCCGACCATCTGCAGCGCGCCGGTATCACCGTGCACGACATCGCGCTGATCGGCGAGTACAATATTGCCGGCGAGTTATGGCATGTCATGCCGCTGCTCGACGAACTCGGCCTCAGGGTTCTCGGCTCGCTTTCCGGTGACGCGCGCTTTGCCGATGTGCAGACCATGCACCGGTCTGAAGTCAACATGATGGTCTGCGCCAAGGCGCTTTTAAACGTCGCGCGCAAGCTGAAGGCGAGTTATGGCACGCTGTGGTTCGAAGGGTCCTTCTACGGCATTCGCGACATGGGGCAGGCGCTGCGCGACATCGCCAGCCATATCGGTGACCCCGGCCTTACGGCGCGCACCGAAGCGCTGATTGCCCGCGAGGAGACCCGCGTTCATGCGGGACTTGTGCCTTATCGCCGAAGGCTGAAGGGCAAGCGCGCGCTGCTTTATACCGGCGGCGTCAAGGCATGGTCGATCGTCTCGGCGCTGCAGGATCTCGGCATGGATGTGGTCGCCACCTCGACCCGCAAGTCGACCGAGGACGACAAGGCCAAGATCCGGGCGCTGATGGGAGAAAACACCCGCATGCTCGAGGAGAGCCAAGGGGCTCGGGCGCTGATCGACATGGTCAACGAGACCGGCACGGATGTGCTGATTGCCGGCGGGCGCAACATGTATACCGCGCTGAAGGCGCGCATTCCCTTCGTCCATATCAACCAGGAGCGCGAGCATGCCTATGCCGGCTATCAGGGCATGATCACCTTTGCAGAACAGATCGCGCAGACCATCGACTGTCCCATCTGGCGCGCAGTGCGCGCGCCTGCCCCGTGGGATATCGAGCAGCCGGCGATCGCCGCGGAGTAG
- the nifN gene encoding nitrogenase iron-molybdenum cofactor biosynthesis protein NifN, translating into MTTIFKRNKALSVSPLKASATMGAALAFLGIRDAMAMLHGAQGCTAYGKVFLIGHFREPVALQTTAMDQVTTVMGADDNVIEGLAAICKKNRPALIGVPTTGLSETQGSDVNGAVSLFRQQYPEFAGTAVIPVETPDYAGSMETGFAKAMTAMIDRLVPEGAGADPASPRINVLVNSTSSPGDVEELKVLVETFGLEPVILPDLSDSLDGHLDDFDHKALTTGGTGVGDIRRMGKARASIIIGSSLAAAADLLAARTGVPDHRFDHLMGLDAVDGFVDCLRRLSGRPVPDRIRRQRRQLQDAMLDTHFHLAAMSAAIAAEPDLLKGFGDLLAGMGARVCAAVAPVNAPVLSRLACESVKIGDLEDLEAAVFEHGTDIVIGNAHCRAAAERLEKPLLGAGFPQHDRFGAPASVSIGYRGSRRLLFDMANLLLEAEPQAVKPYRSIYASSETRGSA; encoded by the coding sequence ATGACGACGATCTTCAAACGCAACAAGGCCCTTTCCGTCAGCCCGCTGAAGGCGAGCGCCACCATGGGCGCCGCGCTGGCCTTTCTCGGTATTCGCGATGCGATGGCCATGCTGCATGGCGCCCAGGGGTGCACGGCCTATGGCAAGGTTTTCCTCATCGGCCATTTTCGCGAGCCGGTGGCGCTGCAGACGACGGCGATGGATCAGGTGACCACCGTCATGGGCGCGGATGACAATGTCATCGAAGGGCTTGCCGCCATCTGTAAGAAGAACCGTCCGGCGCTGATCGGTGTGCCGACGACCGGTCTTTCGGAAACGCAGGGGTCCGATGTGAACGGGGCGGTGTCGCTGTTCAGGCAGCAATATCCCGAATTTGCCGGCACAGCCGTCATACCGGTGGAAACGCCGGATTATGCGGGTTCGATGGAAACCGGGTTTGCGAAAGCGATGACCGCAATGATCGATCGGCTGGTGCCGGAAGGCGCGGGGGCAGATCCGGCATCGCCAAGGATCAATGTTCTCGTCAATAGCACGTCTTCGCCGGGTGACGTCGAGGAACTGAAGGTGCTTGTCGAAACCTTCGGCCTTGAGCCGGTCATCCTGCCCGACCTTTCCGACAGTCTCGACGGTCACCTCGATGACTTCGATCACAAGGCGCTGACCACTGGCGGCACTGGCGTCGGCGATATCCGGCGCATGGGGAAGGCACGGGCGAGCATCATCATCGGCAGCAGTCTTGCGGCGGCCGCCGATCTGCTTGCTGCCCGTACCGGCGTTCCCGACCATCGCTTCGACCACCTGATGGGTCTTGATGCGGTGGATGGTTTTGTCGACTGCCTGCGAAGGCTTTCGGGAAGGCCGGTTCCGGATCGGATCCGGCGCCAGCGCCGGCAGCTGCAGGATGCGATGCTTGATACCCACTTTCATCTCGCGGCCATGTCGGCGGCGATAGCGGCAGAGCCGGATCTTCTGAAGGGTTTCGGCGATCTGCTGGCCGGCATGGGAGCGCGGGTTTGCGCGGCCGTGGCACCCGTCAATGCACCGGTGTTAAGCCGCTTGGCCTGCGAAAGCGTCAAGATCGGCGATCTCGAAGACCTGGAAGCCGCGGTGTTCGAGCATGGGACCGACATCGTCATCGGCAACGCCCATTGCCGAGCTGCGGCCGAACGCCTGGAAAAGCCGCTTCTTGGCGCGGGGTTTCCGCAGCATGACCGGTTCGGTGCTCCGGCGTCTGTTTCCATCGGCTATCGCGGCTCCCGCCGCCTTCTTTTCGATATGGCCAATCTCCTGCTCGAGGCCGAGCCGCAGGCAGTCAAGCCGTATCGCTCGATTTACGCCAGCAGCGAAACCCGAGGGAGTGCCTGA
- a CDS encoding NifB/NifX family molybdenum-iron cluster-binding protein translates to MDDVAKLAFATSDHSTIDQHFGSAESIVIYKVTPEDAVFSEIIVFDTAEHDGNEDKLKSRIAAVEDCAVVYCRAIGGSAVMQLDALGIQPAKVSPGTTIRGQIALLQTQMRKDPVLWLLLKNRGGKPAEKPASRFDDMERSGWVE, encoded by the coding sequence ATGGATGACGTCGCCAAACTTGCCTTTGCCACCTCTGATCACAGCACCATCGATCAGCATTTCGGCTCGGCCGAGAGCATTGTCATCTACAAGGTGACGCCGGAAGACGCGGTGTTCAGCGAAATCATCGTGTTCGATACCGCCGAACATGATGGCAACGAGGACAAGCTGAAGTCCCGTATCGCCGCCGTCGAGGATTGCGCCGTTGTCTATTGCCGCGCCATTGGCGGGTCGGCGGTCATGCAGCTCGATGCGCTTGGCATCCAGCCCGCCAAGGTTTCGCCGGGAACGACGATCAGGGGCCAGATCGCACTGCTGCAGACGCAGATGCGCAAGGACCCGGTGCTGTGGCTTCTGCTGAAAAACAGGGGCGGCAAGCCGGCCGAAAAGCCGGCCTCGCGTTTTGACGACATGGAGCGGAGCGGTTGGGTCGAATAG
- a CDS encoding NifX-associated nitrogen fixation protein produces the protein MSDWDELAIEKDDALLATPFMVEMLRQMRAVDRYGIWDQAGDHEILDPFIMTSERKRCIPVVGDPDEDVLARVSAWYNGLAAAIERGGGRMAVPFIHLSHEGFGRALVTVGRLIVVDNTLRDVHRFGFRSLDAMVEEANNTVARAVQLITDHDDVASL, from the coding sequence ATGAGCGATTGGGACGAACTGGCGATCGAAAAGGACGACGCGCTGCTGGCGACACCTTTCATGGTGGAGATGCTGCGCCAGATGCGCGCAGTCGACCGCTACGGGATCTGGGATCAGGCGGGCGACCATGAAATTCTCGATCCCTTCATCATGACGAGTGAGCGCAAGCGCTGCATCCCGGTGGTCGGCGATCCGGATGAGGATGTGCTGGCGCGGGTCAGCGCCTGGTACAACGGCCTTGCTGCGGCCATCGAGCGGGGAGGCGGCAGGATGGCCGTTCCCTTCATTCATCTGAGCCATGAAGGCTTTGGCCGGGCGCTGGTCACCGTCGGCAGGCTGATCGTCGTCGACAACACGCTGCGCGACGTTCATCGTTTCGGCTTCCGCTCGCTGGATGCGATGGTGGAAGAGGCCAACAACACTGTCGCGCGGGCGGTTCAGCTGATCACCGATCACGACGATGTGGCTTCCCTTTGA
- a CDS encoding CCE_0567 family metalloprotein produces the protein MNDDNQDLLRRAVLKAKRIAGEKAMELHDLVEDRLPAAYEDLPALAEETYAACRSWAEAEAALAAVSREA, from the coding sequence ATGAACGATGACAATCAAGACCTGCTGCGAAGGGCAGTGCTGAAGGCCAAACGGATTGCTGGTGAAAAGGCGATGGAACTGCATGATCTGGTCGAGGATCGGCTGCCCGCCGCCTATGAGGATCTTCCGGCACTGGCGGAGGAAACCTATGCCGCCTGCCGGAGCTGGGCCGAGGCGGAGGCCGCCCTTGCAGCAGTCTCGAGGGAGGCCTGA
- the fdxB gene encoding ferredoxin III, nif-specific, translated as MSEQIVGQTLGGAEWLPKFVQKLDAGRCIGCGRCYKVCSRAVLELVERAELAAYEDDCDDPFGDDDEDDGFADDTAMVMSLKNRLDCIGCEACSKICPKNCFSLAAAPRAEAA; from the coding sequence ATGTCGGAGCAGATTGTCGGGCAAACGCTGGGTGGCGCCGAATGGCTGCCGAAATTCGTCCAGAAGCTGGATGCCGGTCGGTGTATCGGGTGCGGACGCTGCTACAAGGTCTGTTCGCGTGCCGTGCTGGAACTGGTGGAGCGCGCAGAACTGGCCGCCTATGAGGACGATTGCGACGACCCCTTCGGGGACGATGACGAGGATGACGGTTTTGCCGATGACACCGCGATGGTGATGTCGCTCAAGAATCGGCTTGATTGTATCGGCTGTGAGGCCTGTTCGAAGATCTGTCCGAAGAACTGCTTCAGCCTGGCCGCAGCACCGCGCGCCGAAGCTGCCTGA
- a CDS encoding nitrogen fixation protein NifQ gives MKRREQETVAESIYRQLMAGQPLCVDDGHDFDRHVLASVLAISCEEVSSREAGSLSEACGLSQEALEYLSAAWFCAAGQGLLAGFAGKAFKTDDEVLLLVDLLSGFADLPLSPLMATLVARRAMQDNHLWQDLGLRNRAELSRLLFRHFPALAAGNTQNMKWKKYFYRALCEAEGSVLCTAPTCRQCTDFSDCFGSEDGESRMAYIRNGYPLSV, from the coding sequence ATGAAGCGGCGAGAGCAGGAGACCGTTGCCGAAAGCATCTATCGCCAGCTCATGGCGGGGCAACCGCTATGCGTCGATGACGGGCATGATTTTGATCGGCACGTGCTGGCCTCCGTCCTTGCCATTTCCTGCGAAGAAGTGTCGTCACGGGAGGCTGGCTCGCTCAGCGAAGCCTGCGGCCTCTCGCAAGAGGCGCTGGAATATCTGTCTGCCGCATGGTTCTGCGCGGCGGGGCAGGGGCTGCTTGCCGGCTTTGCCGGGAAGGCATTTAAGACCGATGACGAGGTGCTGCTGCTGGTCGACCTGCTGTCAGGTTTTGCCGACCTGCCGCTGTCGCCGCTCATGGCGACGCTCGTCGCACGGCGAGCGATGCAGGACAATCACCTCTGGCAGGACCTCGGGCTTCGCAACCGTGCGGAGCTTTCGCGATTGCTGTTCCGCCATTTTCCTGCGCTGGCGGCCGGCAACACGCAGAACATGAAGTGGAAGAAATACTTCTACCGAGCGCTCTGCGAGGCGGAGGGCTCGGTACTCTGCACCGCCCCGACGTGTCGCCAGTGTACCGATTTTTCCGATTGTTTCGGTTCGGAAGACGGCGAAAGCCGGATGGCCTACATCCGCAATGGCTATCCGTTGTCAGTGTGA
- a CDS encoding TOBE domain-containing protein, with product MSRLSPALTFETPSGDRAGEARFALLAEIDRLGSISAAAKATGFSYKGAWDAVNAMNNLFPRPLIVKHAGGASGGGAEVTEEGRRALDAHRQLTAALGDVMARLETVISETPGLSIPTENLFWSPLMRTSARNCYHGVVEAVSHGAVNAEILLKIAPDVTLAVIVTEASVANLGLEPGREAYALIKASTPILLEDGDHVLSSARNRITGTVISVEPGAVNAEVVLDIGGGKTLCAIITGKSAEAMALVTGKRMTALIKASQIILALG from the coding sequence ATGAGCAGGCTTTCGCCCGCATTGACATTCGAAACCCCGTCCGGCGATCGCGCCGGAGAGGCACGCTTCGCGCTTCTCGCCGAAATCGACCGACTCGGCTCGATCTCGGCCGCCGCCAAGGCTACCGGCTTCTCCTACAAGGGCGCCTGGGATGCGGTGAATGCGATGAACAACCTGTTTCCGCGGCCGTTGATCGTCAAGCATGCGGGCGGAGCCAGTGGTGGCGGGGCGGAGGTGACGGAAGAGGGCCGACGCGCCCTTGACGCACACCGCCAGCTGACGGCAGCGCTTGGCGATGTCATGGCGCGGCTCGAAACCGTCATATCGGAAACCCCCGGCCTTTCGATCCCCACCGAGAACTTGTTCTGGAGCCCCCTCATGCGCACAAGTGCACGCAATTGCTATCATGGCGTTGTCGAGGCCGTGTCCCACGGCGCGGTCAACGCGGAAATCCTGCTGAAAATCGCGCCCGACGTGACGCTTGCCGTGATCGTCACCGAAGCGAGCGTTGCCAATCTCGGGCTCGAGCCCGGTCGTGAGGCCTACGCTCTGATCAAGGCTTCGACGCCGATCCTGCTTGAAGACGGCGACCACGTTCTCTCGTCGGCCCGCAACCGGATCACCGGTACGGTGATTTCCGTGGAGCCCGGCGCCGTCAATGCGGAAGTTGTGCTCGATATCGGCGGCGGCAAGACGCTCTGCGCGATCATCACCGGCAAGAGTGCCGAAGCGATGGCGCTTGTCACCGGCAAGCGCATGACCGCCCTCATCAAGGCCTCCCAGATCATTCTGGCTCTCGGCTGA